Proteins from one Candidatus Planktophila sp. genomic window:
- a CDS encoding fumarate reductase/succinate dehydrogenase flavoprotein subunit: MSELERHSYDVLVIGAGGAGLRAAVEAREAGLRVAIICKSLFGKAHTVMAEGGAAASMGNVNDNDNWMVHFRDTMRGGKFLNHYRMAELHAKEAPDRIWELETWGALFDRTNEGKISQRNFGGHEYPRLAHVGDRTGLELIRTMQQKIVALQQKDGKQYASMESNIKVFAELTITDILKENGKVSGAYGYWRESGAEVLFEAPTVIIATGGVGKTFKITSNSWEGTGDGHALALKAGANLVDMEFLQFHPTGMVWPPSVRGILVTESVRGEGGVLTNTAGERFMFNYIPDVFKEIYADNEAEADRWYVDQDNNRRPPELLPRDEVARAINSEVKAGRGTEHGGVFLDVSKRLSAEVIKKRLPSMWHQFFELAGVDITKEPMEVGPTCHYVMGGVEVDPDTAAAVGVPGLFAAGEVAGGMHGSNRLGGNSLTDLLVFGRRAGIGAAQYFKSNGKNPVSEAAIKTAATRIQAPFDREGGENSYALHAELQEVAHNLVGIIRTASELEDAITKIADIRKRSANVSVSGGRKFNPGFHLAFDLDNMLLVAESTAKSAILREESRGGHTREDFPGMNNKWRQINHISSFDGVQVNVREQALPALPKELFDLFDIHELEKYMTQEEIAKGGTN, translated from the coding sequence ATGAGCGAATTAGAGCGTCACTCATACGACGTGCTTGTCATCGGTGCAGGTGGTGCTGGCTTACGTGCGGCAGTTGAAGCTCGCGAGGCAGGATTACGGGTTGCCATCATATGTAAATCCCTATTTGGCAAGGCTCACACAGTAATGGCTGAAGGCGGAGCTGCAGCATCAATGGGTAACGTCAACGACAACGACAATTGGATGGTTCACTTTCGCGACACCATGCGAGGAGGCAAATTCCTCAATCATTACCGTATGGCCGAGCTACATGCCAAAGAGGCGCCCGATCGCATCTGGGAGTTAGAAACATGGGGCGCGCTCTTTGATCGCACTAATGAGGGAAAGATTTCTCAACGCAACTTCGGCGGACATGAGTATCCACGTCTTGCACATGTCGGAGATCGCACAGGTTTAGAGCTCATCCGCACAATGCAACAGAAAATAGTTGCGTTACAACAAAAAGATGGCAAACAGTATGCTTCGATGGAGAGCAATATTAAAGTCTTTGCGGAGTTAACAATTACCGATATTTTAAAGGAGAACGGTAAGGTTTCAGGTGCTTATGGTTATTGGCGCGAAAGCGGTGCCGAAGTTTTATTTGAAGCACCAACTGTCATTATCGCAACAGGTGGAGTAGGAAAGACTTTTAAGATCACGTCAAACTCTTGGGAAGGCACAGGAGATGGCCACGCGTTGGCACTCAAAGCCGGTGCGAACTTGGTTGATATGGAGTTCTTACAGTTCCATCCAACAGGAATGGTTTGGCCACCATCGGTTCGAGGAATTTTAGTTACTGAATCGGTACGCGGCGAGGGTGGCGTCCTTACTAATACTGCTGGCGAGCGATTTATGTTTAATTACATTCCTGATGTATTCAAGGAGATTTATGCCGACAATGAGGCAGAAGCCGATCGTTGGTATGTTGATCAAGATAACAATCGCCGTCCACCTGAACTGTTGCCGCGCGATGAAGTTGCGCGCGCAATTAACAGCGAAGTAAAAGCAGGTCGCGGAACCGAACATGGCGGAGTCTTCTTAGATGTATCAAAACGTTTATCAGCTGAAGTAATTAAGAAGCGCTTGCCCTCAATGTGGCACCAGTTCTTTGAACTAGCCGGTGTTGATATTACGAAGGAGCCGATGGAGGTTGGCCCAACCTGTCACTATGTGATGGGCGGAGTAGAGGTAGATCCTGATACCGCCGCCGCAGTCGGAGTACCTGGATTATTTGCTGCGGGCGAAGTTGCCGGTGGAATGCATGGTTCAAATCGTTTAGGTGGAAACTCACTCACTGATCTCTTGGTATTTGGCCGACGAGCTGGAATCGGTGCTGCGCAATACTTTAAGAGCAACGGTAAGAATCCAGTGAGCGAAGCGGCGATTAAAACTGCCGCGACAAGGATTCAAGCACCATTTGATCGCGAGGGCGGTGAAAACTCTTACGCTCTCCACGCAGAGCTTCAGGAGGTTGCCCACAACTTAGTTGGGATTATTCGAACTGCTAGCGAATTGGAAGATGCAATTACTAAGATTGCAGATATTAGAAAGCGCAGCGCAAATGTCTCTGTGAGCGGGGGGCGTAAATTCAACCCAGGATTCCATTTAGCATTCGATTTAGACAACATGCTGTTAGTTGCTGAATCAACTGCAAAGTCTGCAATTCTGCGTGAAGAGTCACGAGGCGGACACACACGGGAGGATTTTCCTGGGATGAACAACAAGTGGCGTCAAATCAATCACATCTCATCATTTGATGGGGTACAAGTAAATGTTCGCGAACAAGCACTGCCTGCACTACCTAAAGAACTCTTCGACCTCTTTGATATTCATGAGTTGGAGAAGTACATGACACAAGAGGAAATTGCGAAAGGCGGTACCAATTAA
- a CDS encoding succinate dehydrogenase/fumarate reductase iron-sulfur subunit, which yields MARMLKLRIWRGDSTDGALQDVQVEVNEGEVVLDVIHRVQATQMGDLAVRWNCKAGKCGSCSMEINGKPRLACMTQVAAYGDEETITVTPLRAFPVIKDLVTDVSFNYKKAMEIPAYAHPDELSPGEARMEQIDVERSQEFRKCIECFLCQDTCHVIRDHEENKKSFAGPRFFIRIAELDMHPLDILRNRKKTAQEEHGLGMCNITKCCTEVCPEHIRITDNAIIPMKERVVDIKYDPARWLGSKIRKRDGIV from the coding sequence ATGGCACGCATGCTTAAACTTCGTATCTGGCGCGGCGACTCAACTGATGGTGCGCTTCAAGATGTTCAAGTAGAAGTTAACGAAGGCGAAGTAGTTCTCGATGTAATTCACCGCGTTCAAGCAACTCAGATGGGTGACTTAGCTGTACGTTGGAACTGTAAAGCCGGCAAATGTGGTTCTTGTTCCATGGAGATAAATGGAAAGCCTCGATTAGCATGCATGACTCAAGTTGCAGCATATGGCGACGAAGAGACAATCACAGTTACGCCGCTTCGCGCATTTCCAGTAATTAAAGATCTGGTCACGGACGTGTCATTTAATTACAAGAAGGCAATGGAAATCCCGGCATACGCACACCCAGATGAGTTATCACCGGGGGAGGCGCGCATGGAGCAGATCGATGTTGAGCGAAGCCAAGAGTTTCGCAAATGCATCGAGTGTTTTTTATGCCAAGACACGTGCCACGTAATTCGTGACCACGAGGAGAATAAGAAATCCTTCGCTGGTCCACGATTCTTTATCCGTATCGCTGAGCTGGATATGCATCCTCTCGATATATTGCGAAACCGCAAGAAAACCGCACAGGAAGAGCACGGTTTAGGCATGTGCAACATAACCAAATGCTGCACCGAGGTCTGTCCTGAGCACATTCGTATTACTGACAACGCCATTATTCCCATGAAGGAGCGGGTTGTAGATATTAAGTATGATCCAGCTCGGTGGTTGGGCTCCAAAATTCGCAAGCGAGACGGTATCGTTTAA
- a CDS encoding phage holin family protein has product MKLLIRWGALSAAFWVATALIPGIDVKGGFTTYLWVALLFGLLNATLGSLLKLLTLPAVILTLGLFLVVVNAAILMLVARWSDKLDVNNFWSALFAAFIISIITRLIYGVTKKALPL; this is encoded by the coding sequence ATGAAATTATTAATCCGTTGGGGCGCATTGAGCGCGGCTTTTTGGGTGGCAACTGCATTGATTCCAGGCATCGATGTTAAAGGCGGTTTCACAACGTATCTATGGGTAGCTCTCCTTTTTGGACTACTCAATGCAACGCTTGGCTCTTTACTTAAACTTCTTACTCTTCCAGCAGTTATCTTAACGCTTGGACTTTTTCTCGTCGTTGTTAATGCCGCGATTCTAATGCTTGTAGCACGTTGGAGCGACAAGCTAGATGTCAATAACTTCTGGTCGGCACTCTTTGCCGCTTTCATAATCAGCATCATTACACGATTGATCTATGGAGTTACAAAGAAAGCTCTACCTCTCTGA
- a CDS encoding CrcB family protein: MGGVAGTLVRYALGIAIPDTRNGTLAANLIGVALASALLVLMERRGITELRHLLLPGFCAGLTTFSAVTAQSLEPREGGMLFLAHNLIFSLMIVVIVLPLARRVIPART, from the coding sequence ATAGGTGGAGTCGCAGGGACATTAGTACGGTACGCGCTCGGTATAGCAATACCTGATACTCGTAACGGTACTCTGGCAGCAAATTTAATTGGGGTTGCACTTGCAAGTGCGCTCTTAGTTTTAATGGAGCGACGAGGCATTACTGAGCTTCGCCACCTTTTATTACCTGGATTTTGCGCAGGTCTTACAACTTTTTCTGCGGTAACGGCTCAATCCCTGGAACCGCGCGAAGGTGGAATGCTCTTCCTAGCGCATAACTTAATATTCTCATTGATGATTGTTGTAATCGTTCTTCCTTTAGCACGAAGAGTAATTCCAGCGCGAACATGA
- a CDS encoding CrcB family protein, which produces MNTFYVILGAAIGAPARFVIDQYIRRFSSRPYGIFLVNILGSFLLGFTFNKSEQVYDFFAIGFAGAFTTWSTFMLDIFLAYELRRYKEAVLNLVLSLGIGLLAAWYGLQIG; this is translated from the coding sequence ATGAATACTTTTTATGTGATTCTCGGTGCTGCGATTGGCGCGCCAGCACGTTTTGTAATCGATCAATACATACGTAGATTTTCATCTCGGCCGTATGGGATATTTCTTGTTAATATTCTTGGTTCCTTCTTACTTGGCTTCACATTCAATAAAAGTGAACAAGTTTATGATTTCTTCGCGATTGGTTTTGCTGGAGCTTTCACAACATGGTCAACTTTCATGCTAGATATCTTTTTAGCGTATGAACTGCGCCGCTACAAAGAGGCGGTATTAAACCTTGTTTTATCCCTTGGTATTGGTCTTCTGGCCGCTTGGTACGGCCTTCAAATCGGCTAA
- a CDS encoding sigma-70 family RNA polymerase sigma factor yields the protein MSTLLAMNTQTRFEQIYESHVGSIYKYFTRRSSISDCEDLTSEVFTIAWRKIAEIPTEMELAWLYKTSWNVLANKRRKYVEIPIEELDIEGDDIADVIIEDENLKDAWLRLSIRDREVLRLTAWDGLAPDQLALVLNISVSGAGAALSRARRKFEEEMVK from the coding sequence ATGAGTACATTATTAGCTATGAATACTCAAACTCGATTTGAGCAGATATATGAGTCCCACGTGGGCTCCATATATAAGTACTTCACTCGCCGGAGTTCTATCTCGGATTGTGAGGATTTAACCTCCGAAGTCTTCACAATTGCATGGCGCAAGATTGCAGAGATTCCAACCGAGATGGAGCTTGCCTGGCTTTATAAGACTTCTTGGAATGTTCTTGCAAATAAGCGGCGTAAGTATGTTGAAATCCCGATCGAAGAACTAGACATAGAGGGCGATGATATCGCCGACGTAATCATTGAGGATGAGAATTTAAAGGATGCCTGGTTAAGACTCTCAATCCGAGATCGTGAGGTGTTACGACTAACCGCATGGGATGGTCTAGCACCAGATCAACTTGCCCTAGTTTTAAATATTTCAGTCAGTGGTGCGGGTGCTGCATTAAGTCGCGCCCGAAGAAAATTTGAAGAGGAGATGGTGAAATAA
- a CDS encoding aminopeptidase P family protein, translating to MEDKTAENRRVYDVPPSDVYADFMTTGWAPSPLHGITQDAVIPFCFARRIKLSEAFVGLRIIIPSGNSKVRSNDTDYRFRPHSAFVYYTGVQGEEVTSDAVLVMEPIGDAHDSILYIQPRSTRDTSAFYNDRKFGELWVGRRYTTDEASARFGIEVRKVDELKTLLKDGTPAVALSGIDYLVDSVIKKNPRGSELENFVSVARLIKDEYEINELQKSVDVTHRGFSDVIRALPAAVVTPRGERVVEAAFYGRARIEGNELGYDTISAAGSHACVLHWTRNDGDVKTGDLLLLDAGVELDSYYTADITRTMPINGKFSPAQRSLYMLVYEAQKAGFAAIRAGVDFLEINKACHTVLAQGLVDLGILTISAEESMRPEVGLHRRWTLHGVSHMLGLDVHDCAQARKEQYTEAKLEAGMVLTVEPGLYIQPDDELFPPEYRGIGIRIEDDVLVTETGYLNLSENIPRHPDAIEAWMASLLK from the coding sequence ATGGAAGATAAAACTGCAGAAAACCGTCGTGTTTACGATGTGCCACCCTCTGATGTGTACGCCGATTTTATGACTACAGGTTGGGCGCCATCGCCTCTACATGGAATTACCCAAGATGCGGTTATTCCCTTCTGTTTTGCGCGTCGGATCAAACTTTCTGAGGCTTTTGTAGGGTTACGAATTATTATTCCAAGCGGAAACTCTAAAGTGCGCAGTAATGACACTGATTACCGTTTCCGTCCTCATAGTGCCTTCGTTTATTACACAGGTGTTCAGGGCGAAGAAGTTACATCAGATGCTGTTTTAGTGATGGAGCCAATTGGCGATGCTCATGATTCGATTTTGTATATTCAACCTCGATCAACGCGAGATACCAGTGCGTTTTACAATGATCGCAAATTCGGTGAATTATGGGTAGGACGACGCTACACAACTGATGAAGCATCAGCGCGTTTTGGGATTGAGGTTCGCAAAGTTGATGAGCTTAAAACACTTTTAAAAGATGGCACTCCCGCAGTTGCTTTAAGTGGCATTGATTATCTTGTCGATTCAGTAATTAAGAAAAATCCACGCGGAAGCGAGCTTGAGAATTTTGTATCTGTCGCGCGATTAATTAAAGATGAATATGAGATAAATGAACTACAGAAATCTGTTGATGTGACACATCGTGGATTCAGCGATGTTATTCGAGCGCTACCAGCTGCAGTTGTCACACCTCGCGGCGAGCGCGTGGTAGAAGCTGCCTTTTATGGTCGGGCGCGGATTGAGGGAAATGAGCTTGGTTACGACACTATCTCGGCGGCGGGTTCGCATGCATGTGTATTACATTGGACGCGAAACGATGGTGATGTTAAAACCGGTGATCTGTTATTACTAGATGCGGGTGTCGAGTTAGATTCGTATTACACCGCAGATATCACACGAACCATGCCGATTAATGGAAAGTTTTCTCCTGCTCAACGCTCTTTATATATGTTGGTGTATGAAGCGCAGAAAGCAGGCTTCGCCGCAATCCGAGCAGGAGTTGATTTCCTGGAAATCAATAAAGCGTGCCACACGGTGTTAGCTCAAGGTCTAGTTGATTTGGGGATTTTAACGATCAGCGCTGAAGAATCTATGCGTCCAGAGGTAGGACTTCATAGGCGCTGGACTCTGCACGGTGTGAGCCACATGTTGGGCTTAGATGTCCACGACTGCGCACAAGCTCGTAAAGAGCAATACACCGAAGCTAAGTTGGAAGCGGGAATGGTTTTAACGGTTGAGCCGGGCCTTTATATCCAACCAGATGACGAACTCTTTCCCCCAGAGTACCGAGGGATCGGGATTCGGATCGAGGATGATGTTCTTGTTACTGAGACTGGTTATCTCAATTTGAGCGAGAACATACCTCGCCATCCAGATGCGATCGAGGCCTGGATGGCTTCCCTCCTTAAGTAA
- a CDS encoding aldo/keto reductase, with amino-acid sequence MIPQRKLGPYHVSAIGLGCMHLSIPNKRNPNLINEPDQAIAVIHAALDAGITLLDTADIYAPSWNSMGHNEILVGKAFRSWSGTPEQKSKIVLATKAGITREENGTMFGLSGRNSSKHYLYRAVEASASKMGLSKIPLWQHHRSDPSISYEEQIENVLNLKEHGYVEAIGVSNVNAEMLRRAIEIGGTPEQGGIVSVQNEFSPRYRLWADVIDICTQYGIAYLPWAPLGGTNSFSKIATGEMGVFNTIAEQRGVSPYAITIAWHLAQFPTSIPIPGASTSASILDSLVGTTIALTADEIAELNQSCPPDGPLEGELLDLPKFRA; translated from the coding sequence ATGATCCCACAGAGAAAACTCGGCCCTTATCATGTCTCGGCAATCGGTCTGGGCTGTATGCATTTATCGATTCCAAATAAACGAAATCCAAATCTTATCAACGAACCAGATCAAGCAATCGCAGTCATCCACGCCGCCCTTGACGCAGGAATTACCCTTCTTGATACGGCCGATATTTATGCGCCGAGTTGGAACAGTATGGGTCACAATGAAATTCTCGTGGGAAAAGCTTTTCGAAGTTGGAGTGGTACGCCAGAGCAAAAATCGAAAATAGTCCTTGCGACAAAGGCGGGAATTACACGCGAGGAAAATGGAACCATGTTCGGACTTTCTGGCCGAAACTCCTCAAAACATTATCTCTACCGTGCTGTTGAAGCTTCGGCTTCTAAAATGGGTCTATCAAAGATTCCCTTGTGGCAACACCACCGCTCCGATCCTTCAATTTCTTATGAGGAGCAAATCGAAAATGTTCTGAATTTGAAGGAGCACGGTTATGTTGAGGCTATCGGAGTCAGCAATGTCAACGCCGAAATGCTTCGCCGTGCTATTGAAATTGGGGGAACACCAGAGCAAGGCGGAATCGTCTCAGTACAAAATGAGTTCAGCCCACGTTATCGACTCTGGGCCGATGTTATTGATATCTGTACTCAATACGGAATTGCATACTTGCCCTGGGCGCCTCTTGGAGGCACGAATAGTTTTTCAAAGATTGCTACCGGAGAAATGGGTGTATTTAACACAATCGCCGAACAAAGAGGAGTCTCGCCTTATGCAATTACTATCGCTTGGCATTTAGCTCAATTCCCAACGTCAATTCCAATTCCTGGCGCTTCAACATCGGCATCAATTCTGGATTCATTAGTTGGAACCACAATTGCGTTGACTGCCGATGAAATTGCCGAACTTAACCAAAGCTGTCCGCCTGATGGTCCCCTTGAAGGTGAGTTACTGGATTTACCTAAGTTTCGAGCCTGA
- a CDS encoding nucleoside/nucleotide kinase family protein — protein sequence MTIQICSLEAAVERAISLTQSTEPRVIIGLVGKPGCGKSTLSNHLLKKLPKETTALVPMDGYHLSNSQLAFLGRAERKGAPDTFDSSGYSNLMHRIKTTFNEDIYFPRYHREIEEAIAADGVVHPHTSLVITEGNYLLLRSDGWSQVAEMLTESWFIETDHDKRMSRLVSRHIKFGKSPSDAHAWANGTDARNAELIETTRAKADVIINLD from the coding sequence ATGACAATTCAAATTTGCTCACTTGAAGCCGCAGTCGAACGGGCAATCTCATTAACTCAAAGTACAGAACCTCGTGTGATCATTGGATTAGTGGGAAAGCCTGGCTGCGGCAAATCAACGCTCTCAAACCACCTGTTAAAAAAATTACCAAAAGAGACTACGGCCTTAGTTCCGATGGATGGATATCACTTAAGTAATTCTCAATTGGCCTTTCTTGGACGTGCAGAGAGAAAGGGAGCTCCAGATACATTTGACTCCAGCGGCTATTCAAATTTAATGCATCGGATTAAGACCACATTTAATGAGGATATTTACTTTCCAAGATACCACCGAGAAATTGAAGAAGCCATTGCTGCAGATGGGGTTGTCCACCCCCACACGTCACTTGTTATAACCGAAGGAAACTATCTACTTTTGAGGAGCGATGGTTGGTCTCAGGTCGCTGAGATGCTTACGGAGTCTTGGTTCATAGAGACCGACCACGACAAACGAATGTCGCGGCTTGTGTCAAGGCACATCAAGTTCGGCAAATCACCATCGGATGCACATGCTTGGGCAAACGGCACGGATGCGCGGAATGCCGAGTTAATAGAGACCACTCGAGCCAAGGCTGACGTCATTATTAATTTGGATTAA
- a CDS encoding SMP-30/gluconolactonase/LRE family protein, with the protein MLGNRMNDAKCDPNGVLFAGTMGDGNSPTGSLYRIDSHGFTRVCNDVTVSNGLAWNPDGSKMYYIDSGKKSVQVSDFDASSSSIIGFKNFIEFPGSFGIPDGMCADREGGVWIAFFGGQHVRRFSEAGIQTHEIQLLVPQITSCCFVGEDTTTLYITTASIDLGDGRKIGSEDGNLFVLM; encoded by the coding sequence ATTCTTGGAAACCGTATGAATGATGCAAAATGCGATCCCAACGGAGTGCTTTTTGCCGGAACTATGGGTGATGGAAATTCACCTACTGGTTCGCTGTATCGAATTGATTCCCATGGATTTACGAGGGTTTGTAATGATGTCACAGTTTCAAATGGACTAGCTTGGAATCCTGATGGATCCAAAATGTACTACATTGACTCTGGGAAAAAATCAGTTCAAGTTTCAGATTTTGATGCATCTAGTTCTTCAATTATTGGTTTTAAAAACTTTATTGAATTTCCAGGCTCATTCGGTATTCCAGATGGCATGTGCGCCGATCGAGAAGGTGGAGTTTGGATCGCATTCTTTGGTGGACAGCATGTGCGAAGATTTTCAGAAGCAGGCATTCAAACCCATGAAATTCAACTTCTTGTACCTCAAATTACTAGCTGTTGCTTTGTTGGTGAAGACACCACAACCCTTTACATCACTACAGCATCAATTGATCTTGGAGATGGGCGAAAAATAGGAAGCGAAGACGGAAATCTTTTTGTGTTGATGTAG
- a CDS encoding SDR family oxidoreductase: MNSENYWEGQFCIVTGAGSGIGLATAQLLSDNGATILGLERSENVGSHAKVFSENKNLYRKCDLEVPEDIEKVFAEFKNSKLAALFNVAGLPTNGVGIEETSVSDWDRIINVNLRAVFLTSKHSLPLFRNNSGGCIVNVSSVHAYSTMKNHAAYAASKGGMNSLTSELAIELNPQSIRVVGVAPGSIRTPMTTTDLVRDAELLNSLGFPTDGKSIGHVGEPEEIARILTWCASPEASFITGTTIQADGGLLSRLGYEKGN; this comes from the coding sequence GTGAATTCGGAGAATTATTGGGAAGGTCAATTCTGTATTGTCACTGGGGCTGGTTCAGGCATTGGGCTCGCAACTGCACAATTACTCAGTGATAACGGAGCAACGATTCTAGGTTTAGAAAGAAGTGAAAATGTCGGATCACATGCAAAGGTTTTTTCGGAAAACAAAAACCTCTACCGAAAGTGTGATTTAGAAGTTCCAGAAGATATTGAAAAAGTCTTCGCCGAGTTTAAGAATTCAAAATTAGCCGCTTTGTTTAATGTGGCTGGGTTGCCCACCAATGGGGTAGGTATCGAGGAAACCAGCGTTAGCGACTGGGACAGAATTATTAATGTTAATTTGCGTGCAGTTTTCCTAACCTCCAAACATTCTCTACCTTTGTTTAGAAATAATAGCGGCGGGTGCATTGTGAATGTCTCATCTGTTCATGCTTATTCAACGATGAAGAATCATGCTGCCTATGCCGCATCAAAAGGTGGAATGAATTCTCTGACTTCAGAGTTAGCTATTGAATTGAATCCACAATCCATACGGGTGGTTGGTGTGGCACCTGGATCCATCAGAACACCAATGACAACTACTGATTTGGTGCGAGATGCAGAATTATTGAACAGTTTAGGTTTCCCAACTGATGGAAAATCTATCGGTCACGTGGGAGAGCCGGAAGAGATCGCAAGAATTTTGACTTGGTGCGCGTCTCCTGAAGCATCTTTCATAACTGGCACAACAATTCAAGCAGATGGTGGCTTACTTTCACGACTTGGTTACGAGAAAGGGAATTAA
- a CDS encoding ABC transporter permease → MLAVPELGVIVALISCAAIFQSFNSVFLSSEVMGSIVQAVTFVSIIAVGQAFLLISGVFDLSVGAVAGLVAVSSGKLMTSMGWPVWAGILGGLALGAAIGAVNGFMVTRAGVPAFIQTLGMMFVAQGLIQVVSKGYPVYPLPEVMTTIGESSFFFTLGWNALIWVAVSIVGDFVIRKTSIGRNLYVIGGNPEVAKIVGINVQKYQMNCFILAGTLSALSGILVMATLSAGAPSIGGGWELTVIAGTVVGGVSLFGGVGTIAGAIMGVLLIQCVQSGLVTSGLSPNFQLIAVGSILVLAVFLDVFRRGYRNRMRNSEKVEIPVFPLEKGESK, encoded by the coding sequence TTGTTAGCAGTTCCTGAATTAGGCGTGATTGTCGCCCTGATTTCATGTGCAGCTATTTTCCAATCCTTTAATAGTGTTTTTCTTTCATCAGAGGTTATGGGATCAATTGTTCAAGCCGTCACTTTCGTTTCAATCATTGCTGTCGGTCAAGCCTTTCTTTTGATCAGTGGAGTTTTTGATTTATCCGTAGGTGCGGTGGCTGGATTAGTTGCTGTGTCTTCGGGCAAATTAATGACAAGTATGGGTTGGCCAGTATGGGCCGGAATTCTAGGTGGCCTTGCACTCGGTGCAGCAATCGGTGCTGTTAATGGATTCATGGTGACACGTGCCGGAGTTCCGGCCTTTATTCAAACCCTCGGAATGATGTTTGTAGCACAAGGCCTCATCCAAGTAGTTTCAAAAGGTTATCCGGTGTATCCACTCCCGGAAGTGATGACAACCATTGGCGAAAGCTCATTCTTTTTCACTCTTGGTTGGAATGCACTAATTTGGGTTGCAGTTTCGATTGTTGGCGATTTTGTAATTCGCAAAACTTCAATTGGGCGAAATCTTTACGTAATTGGTGGAAACCCAGAAGTAGCAAAAATAGTTGGTATCAATGTGCAGAAGTATCAAATGAACTGCTTTATTTTAGCTGGAACACTTTCAGCACTTTCAGGAATTCTTGTGATGGCAACTTTATCTGCCGGCGCTCCAAGTATCGGAGGTGGCTGGGAACTCACAGTGATCGCAGGAACTGTTGTGGGTGGCGTGAGTTTGTTCGGAGGAGTAGGAACAATCGCAGGTGCGATTATGGGTGTTCTTCTCATTCAGTGTGTCCAAAGTGGGCTAGTTACAAGTGGTTTAAGCCCAAATTTCCAATTAATCGCCGTTGGATCAATTTTAGTTTTAGCAGTCTTCTTAGATGTTTTCCGTAGAGGTTACAGAAACCGCATGCGCAATTCAGAAAAGGTCGAAATCCCAGTCTTTCCTCTCGAGAAAGGGGAAAGTAAGTAG
- a CDS encoding sugar ABC transporter substrate-binding protein, giving the protein MKKKFIIATVAAFALAVPAIFVGTSANAAVSYKGRPKSILFVQPMKDHPVHRLMQAGLLAECKKKGFYCKVVGNASASNWDDVGTLPLVDAELATRKWGGVAVYPVSPVLFKYAEKLAKKGYPIIGWHAIPKAGTTSYVASVAQLVPNAGSGPADAICKIHGNVGTVAITEGSLNDEENTKAAAFKAQLAKACPAMKTTEIGIEGFDPTKAVAIAVGILSSDKDIVAAYSTTGNGAQTWSQAAAQANRKVTIIGMDYIRQNLDLIRDGKVYGVVAQPLYEETAMMVQLYAKLFKGQKIKYSNILPSTIVTKANLAAYYKIVDAAGQ; this is encoded by the coding sequence ATGAAAAAGAAATTTATAATCGCAACAGTTGCGGCATTCGCACTAGCTGTTCCTGCAATTTTTGTTGGAACAAGTGCAAATGCAGCAGTTAGTTATAAGGGCCGTCCAAAGAGCATTTTGTTTGTTCAGCCAATGAAGGATCACCCAGTTCACAGACTTATGCAGGCAGGACTCCTTGCTGAATGTAAGAAGAAGGGCTTCTATTGCAAGGTTGTCGGAAATGCAAGTGCATCCAACTGGGATGATGTTGGCACATTGCCTCTCGTAGATGCAGAGCTTGCAACCAGAAAATGGGGCGGAGTTGCTGTTTATCCAGTAAGCCCAGTTCTGTTCAAGTACGCAGAGAAGCTAGCAAAGAAGGGCTACCCAATCATTGGATGGCACGCCATTCCGAAGGCAGGAACAACTTCTTATGTCGCATCCGTTGCTCAGCTAGTTCCTAATGCAGGATCTGGTCCAGCAGATGCAATTTGTAAGATTCACGGCAATGTTGGAACTGTTGCAATCACTGAGGGAAGCCTAAATGATGAAGAAAACACCAAGGCAGCAGCTTTCAAAGCACAGCTTGCTAAGGCATGCCCTGCAATGAAGACAACTGAAATTGGAATCGAGGGGTTTGATCCAACAAAGGCTGTAGCAATTGCAGTTGGAATCCTTTCATCTGACAAAGACATCGTGGCTGCTTATTCAACAACCGGTAACGGAGCTCAAACCTGGTCACAAGCAGCAGCACAAGCTAACCGTAAGGTGACAATCATCGGTATGGATTACATTCGCCAAAACCTAGACTTAATCCGGGATGGAAAAGTTTATGGCGTTGTAGCACAACCGTTGTATGAAGAAACAGCGATGATGGTTCAGCTCTATGCAAAATTGTTCAAGGGACAAAAGATTAAGTATTCAAATATCTTGCCCTCAACAATTGTTACAAAAGCCAACCTTGCCGCGTACTACAAGATTGTGGATGCAGCTGGACAGTAA